The Pelistega ratti genome window below encodes:
- a CDS encoding ABC transporter ATP-binding protein: MLVLQNLTVRRGDLTVAEHINITFEQGKVYTILGPNGTGKSSLLKTIFGELPFEGSIRYHDKQLENSKLTTWRKPIGYMPQDSGVDASLTALEVVLLGRMDALTMRVSDALLAEAAGIMDQLGIAYLAHRDVLNLSGGQRQMVMFAQVLLRQPQILLLDEPVSALDMHHQLNLLEKVCDYTKHQHLITIMVLHDLSLAAQFSDQLILLGEGKVQGSGISHQVLQAETINRLYRVNVEILQCSQGLPVVRPQRKSANR; the protein is encoded by the coding sequence ATGTTAGTTTTGCAAAATCTGACGGTAAGACGAGGTGATCTGACGGTTGCTGAACATATTAATATTACTTTTGAGCAAGGTAAGGTTTATACCATATTGGGGCCAAATGGTACGGGTAAATCGTCATTATTAAAAACGATTTTTGGTGAATTACCTTTTGAGGGATCTATTCGTTACCATGATAAGCAATTGGAAAACAGCAAACTAACCACATGGCGTAAACCCATCGGTTATATGCCACAAGATAGTGGTGTTGATGCAAGTTTAACCGCACTAGAGGTTGTTTTGCTTGGTCGTATGGATGCTTTAACTATGCGAGTGAGTGATGCACTTTTAGCAGAAGCTGCTGGGATTATGGATCAACTGGGGATTGCATATCTTGCTCACCGTGATGTGTTAAACCTTAGCGGAGGGCAGCGACAAATGGTGATGTTTGCTCAAGTGCTTTTACGGCAGCCGCAAATTTTACTATTGGATGAACCTGTCAGTGCCTTGGATATGCACCATCAATTAAATCTTTTAGAAAAAGTCTGTGATTATACAAAACACCAACACCTTATTACCATTATGGTATTACATGATTTAAGCCTTGCGGCACAATTTTCAGATCAGTTAATTTTATTGGGAGAAGGTAAAGTACAAGGCTCTGGTATATCGCATCAGGTATTACAGGCGGAAACCATTAATCGTTTATATCGTGTCAATGTAGAAATTTTACAGTGTAGTCAAGGTTTACCCGTGGTGCGTCCACAGCGTAAATCGGCTAATAGATAA
- a CDS encoding pseudoazurin translates to MKKLVLIALLGLTSMANAAHHEVKMLNANDEGSMVFEPGFLKVQPGDTVTFKPTNQGHFVQSRTVPEGAEKFISEEDEEFTITLDKEGIYVYTCPPHRMMNMNGIIQVGDNMTNREQAAKMVEDLEKRAQTNKGRLEKYFSEVK, encoded by the coding sequence ATGAAAAAATTAGTATTAATTGCTTTATTAGGTTTAACAAGTATGGCGAATGCCGCTCATCATGAGGTTAAAATGCTGAATGCCAATGATGAAGGTTCAATGGTATTTGAACCGGGGTTTTTAAAAGTACAACCCGGCGATACGGTAACATTTAAACCAACTAATCAAGGGCATTTTGTACAAAGTAGAACTGTACCAGAGGGGGCAGAAAAATTTATATCTGAAGAAGATGAAGAATTTACTATCACTTTAGATAAAGAGGGTATCTATGTCTATACTTGCCCACCACATCGTATGATGAATATGAACGGTATTATACAAGTAGGTGATAATATGACCAACCGTGAGCAAGCGGCTAAGATGGTTGAAGACTTGGAAAAGAGAGCACAAACCAATAAAGGTCGCTTAGAAAAGTATTTTTCTGAAGTGAAGTAA